AACACTGTGTGTCTCTACTGAAACCTAATAGAGAGACGTTCGACACAAACAAGACTGAGTGGGCCTGCTGGGCTAACCTCCCTTCCCCTCACAAACCCTCCTCTccttactttttctttcatccattGAAGTGAGATCTCAAGTGGACTATTGTACTTTTCTTCTAGGTACAAGCCAGCAATCGACCCCTTGGCCCCTTACCGATGGAGAGGTTTCCGTAGCCCAGGGCCGAGAGTCTTCTCATATGGTTGTTCAAGAAGTGCTCGGCCTCTGACATCACACCGTTGCACCACAGGAGGAGGTTGGTAAACACTGCATGGATTACACCGAATCTGAggagacatttgaaaacaaggttgatgaCCCATCATCTGTTAGCATGTGGCAGTGTTGTGATACACTTTTGTCTTGATGTGCATGCATGTCGATTTCAGATTTAGCTCTTTCTTTAGTCGCTGGTGACATGTTTCATGACTCTGATATGATGAGATTTATGGGTATAACAAAAATGGATATGACAAGAACTAAAGTGTTGTTAAATTACAATATCACATATTTCACAAACCTCTCAAATGTTTCAAAGCTCTTGATGACATCCTTGATGTGAAACCAAAGAAAATGCACctaaacaccaaaaaaaaccaaaaacaagacacagaaCCTTAATTTAACTGACAAGACAtaacacatttctttaacagCAAAGTCAACTTAAGAAGTATTTAGTTCCCTTTACCAGAAGGATTTCCCTTGTCATATGCAGTTACACTCACATAACATGGACAATGATAGGATTATATTGTTGCAGCAACTCTGTGCTTGCCTCAACAACAAAGAGCACATTATTCAAAGACCTACCTGGTTAAGTggtgcacagaaaaaaaaaagacacggTGTCTAACACTGCTGAAAGATTATCGCTGTATTGAAATTAAAGTGGGGCGGTAAACTTGCCTGTGCTATGGTGTGAGTTGCATGGATGACAGGATATACCCCGAGCACAGCCGACACACAAGACTGATAGCCAACATAATACCCGATTCGGAAAGCGTCCATAATGAGTGAAAGGAGCGCGAGGAGAGTCAAACCACCTACCGAGAAAAGAAAGATACCAAGTTATTATTAGCACGGATGACCAAAAAAATTCAAGGTTTCTTTTGGCTATAGGGAGAATTTTCAAGTTTTCCTTCATTTGTCAAACCACAAACACTCAGAGCTAGTTAGGATTCTGAATGATGCATACTGAACAGCACTTCTCTAATCTCCAAACACGGGGACAAGAATCAAACTCATTTGCCATGTTGCGCATCGACTGCTGTAAATCCCGCGCGTAATCGTGCAAACTCACCTCTTATCCAGCATGTGGTGGCGTGGACATCTTTCTCGGTCCGCGTGTTCTTCTGTCTGTCCCGCACCAGGATGTACCACATCATCCAGATCAGCTGGAGGATCATGAGGCAGGTGACGAAGGACAGCAGGTGCTCTTCCTTGACAAAGGGGTCGTGGTGCGCGATGGCCAGCATCAGCGCCGCCCCGATCAGAAGCAGATTGGTCCCGTACTGACCGCTGAGGATCTCCGCGTTCTTCCTCGGATAGTCCCCTGACAGGTTGAGTTTCAATTTGGTGAAAATCTTCTTGTCGTGCTCGGAGCTGGACGACGAGGAGGAGCTGTGACAGTACTTGTTCAGACACATAATATCCAGGCCGCTGTGTTCCACCATGGTGGGAGacatgtataaaacaaaaacaaacaaacaaacaaaaaaaaatcgcagAACCGAGAGAAGAGGAAAGTCAAAGTCGCGCGCTATAAGTGCATTTGAGGGAGGCCAGGTGCACAACCTGTTGCTACAAGGTGGGGATTCAGACGGAGAGGTGCCGTGCCAAACATGCTCATTCAGTCTTCAAGGTCCGGCTCAGTGGCCACGCACAGTTTCAGTGTCCAGCCTCGCCGGGGATGGACTTGATAGATGCCACTGTCATCTTGAAATCCTGAAGCTGAACTATCTGGTCGTGTAGCAGTCCCGCCGAGTCACTGAAAATGGGGGGTTGCGTTTCAGTCTTTGGTGATCCCAGACCCCCGTCCTCTTGAACCCCCCATATGTTTCAGAGAAACCACGGGGCTCGCTGTGCCAACCATTCACCGCCTAAAGAAGCGAAAAAGCACTAAGCACGGAATGATCCACAataacagaagaagaaaaaaaaagaaaagaaaaaactagcTTCGTCCAAATCCACCTTTTCAGAGAAGCTGCCAGCCGGTCTTACCGAGTCTGCTGAAATCCCCTCAGGGTGGCTATCGAGTGTTAAGGCCCTagatgagaggaaaagggagatgAAATTTCACGAACCTGCGATTTTTACAGGCTGGACGCAAGTGACCTGTCCCGACTGAATGCGCGTCAAATCCAGGTGCCACCTCCTCAAATCCTTACGTCCAATGGTTGGGATGCGGTGGTCTGCTTGTGGCGGTGGTTTTGAAGAATCGGATTTCAGCTGGTCCACTTCACAATGGCTTTTTGTGAGGAGGGGAACACCGACGCCACTCGCGCAGAGAGCTCTTCTGGCTATGACCGTGTAACCCCTGGTTCAATATAAATAGCCTGGGACGGATGCACGCAATCAGCGTAACAATAGACTGACAGGTGATTTGtgtgatgggaatttttttttggggggggcgggggggttaTAGAGAGGCTTTTAATCATGCATTTACTTCAAAGACAAATATGGCTCATTTCAATTCAATCTAAAAAAGTAAAGCGCAATTAGTGAAACTGATGGGCTACATTTAGCATAGTGGCTCCACAAGAGCGCCTTTATTCTGCTTCAGGAGTCTTTTCAGTCCCCcaggactaaaaaaaaaaaaacaacaaacaaacaaacccatttTAAAAACCTTGACAGGCCGTCGAAGAAGGCGGTTGTTGGATGCTTGAAATAGGGCGATGGTCCTCACGCAGACCTTTGGGGGGTAAATCAGGCTAGATAAATGGATAAGATAAATGAATGGTAACTTGTGAAGCTCTTAATGTGAAGAACTTCTTACTCATATCGCTGCCCGCTACCGTCCGTTTCGAACAAACCTGCAGCTCACGCGAGGTCAAGTTATGTTCAAACGGCGCAAACAACAAACAGTCTGATCCCGTGTTTTTCAGACGTACTTCCCGAAGCAGGGTCTGGCGGGGTTTTGGCGAAGGCGGCCGTGTCGCCGTGTCGCCGGCAGGACTGACTCTCAAGGACAAGATCGATGGCGGCCAACGGCGCGCCAGTAAGCCAGGCGCACGAGCGCATCCGTGCCGCATGACGTTGCCGCACGCGCGCTCTTACAACTCAAAGCAGCGACTCGGTGTGTTTCCCCATCAGCAGCGCGTGGAGGGGAAACAACCGCGAAACGGGAGGACAAGTGACCTATCTTTCAacttgtgctctttttttttgtttgtttgtttttttttctcccaagcTTGGGCCCCCTCTGTCTCCCACTAGCCCAGGACGCCTTTCGCGAGCATCACGAGGGCAGGACACATGATCAAGTTATGCTCGTCTGCCGCCGAGTATCGACTTCTTGATCACCGGGAATCAGCGCGATAAAGAAAAGAGTAGTCCGAGATCTATTTGCTATCGGGCAGCTTTAACGGGCGACTGATTAAGTCTGAGCGTTTTTGATTGAATTTGGAAGCCTGTCATTAGCTCCCCGTTGTTCGCACATCGCCACATCAACCCCCTGCAAATAATCCAACTGAATTTGAGTAGAGGTTTAGGGCAAATCATTAACAGCCCGACTCATTGtcctctttaaaaacaaaggttTGAATAAACTGGCGATCAATGtgctatttccattttatggtCGCCCCTTTACAGTTCAGAGCCCTGCTTTAATCAGATACGAGATTAAAATCCTGCATACTGATGCAGTACTGATAATAATCCAACAACATAGAACACGGGCCCCTTTAATAAAACAACTATATATGATAGTATTGTTATATTTAGTAAGAATATGAATACCTCATCCATCACTTAAGTCTACCATATGTTGAACACCAATTATCAACGCACTGGAGACGTAAGTCAAACTGAATAGAACATCGTAAGAAGCTGACCTTTATAATATATCCTAAATACATACTTCTGTTTGCTATGTGTACTGAGGAttaaacaaatagataaaaaacTCTGTCACAGAGAGGCCTTCAAAAATCCAGTAAAAAAGCTCTGCAAAGTTCAGACAGTAATAATATTATATTGAGCAAAGGCATTTGCCTCATTAGGATGTCCTTTACTACATAcagtttcactgttttattggTGCAATGTCATCCGGCGGCTGTAGTGAGTATTGTTGTTTTGCATTACTTCATATTGAGAGGTTCTTCTGCCATGTGTGTAAACGTGGGTGGACAAAAAATTTGAAACACAACCCAAACCTATAATTCACGaagagctgttgtattggattgcgTTAGATTTGATAGGTGTATAAATTTGTAAGAGAGTCTTACTTAGGTTATATGTGGTGTTAACAGTATGTGTAATAGgtcagaaagggaaaaagaagattaaaatcaattttgaatTGTCCTCTTAGTCACTTATAAGCTTTCAATCAAGTTGGGCCAGGGTTCTGGATTTAGGAGAGATTTTAGTTGCAATCACAGTTCAAACTTTGTATCTTGCACTGTTGTAGTTATAAAGaacgtttttttcccccactgttGTGCTTCGTCAATTAACAGCAACAATTTTACAGTTATTGAAATGAGTTATaaaaatttattaaataaaaaaacattttaccgATATAAGCAGACATCTTTACATACTTCACTACAAACTGcttaataaaaatcaaatattttcaaactttgttggttttattaATACAGTTATAAATATTGGAACACTTTTTCTTGAAGTTATCTCCACtggttttacacttttttttgtacagataagCACAATATGCAAGTTTTACAGAAGAGATTTTGATGTCAGAGTAGGAAAAGCGCAGGTAATAGATGCTTAAATTAataatggctgaattccatttagctgcttcggTTTCAGGGTCCCTGTATTGTGCACGTTGGCTCACTGGGACACCTGAATAGAACAGGGCCATAGTTAATGTTATTACTTACACCTGTGCCTTCtctactatgacaagtcaacatgtctgctgtgaaaaaggcctgttctCAACATCTTTATTACaggtgtgtttcctgtgtttgcaTCGGTTTCATTCAAGAGAGAAAGTGTGAGGTTTAGTGAAATGGAAGAGTACACTGGGGAAACAGGGTGACATGCGGAAACAATAgagaaaaactataaaaacaaaacccaacatTGTGGTCAACAATGCATCGTTCTGgagctgcaaaacaaaagattaTGTAAAGTTGAGATTCTAGCATGACACCCAattatgtaacatttaatttctCTCCACATATATGGTCAACAATTTATGGCCAACTACAATGTTGTTCATTTAACAATAGACATTTTGTGGAGATTAAAAAACATCACGgcagagttaaaaaaacaaaaaaaaacaaaaaacaaaacaaaactctcaTCCTCACCTGTCACATTCATCCAAGCAAAGAGATGAACATGACCACACCCATGAACTGTGTGAAGAGGATGAGTGGAGTGAAGAAGGACCACACTGGCCACAGTGCTATGTTAAAGCTGAAAGAGAAGGACAAATATCACTTACATTTATGCACATTTATcgaatttaatgaaaaaaagaaaatgtttgataagAAACTGCTGCAAACAGGTGCATCCTACACTGTCATGTTTTACACATAATGTGTAAAAGCATTATAGAAGCAGTGATCCGAAGCTTATTATGTATCCACTTGATAAGAAAGCGGAAATAACGGCTTCCCAGCAGGCCAGGAAGAATTAAACAGGAGAATGTGGGGAGCTATTCAATGACAGAGAATCTTTATTTACTAGTGCTAACACAGCAAAACTCAGAACCAGCAAGAACATACAAGACAAGCTTACACACTCAGGCTTACTCCACTCAAACATGTTCAAGCTCCGCACTCCTTGCACCCTAAGGCATTTGCATTTGACAGCGTTTCACTATCATCTAATCACTGACTCCAATTAACCATGTGAATGACACAAATTCACATGAAAATGGGCTCATGATTGACGGGCTCAAGGTAGATTAGCTAATCAAAGGACAAAGAAAGCTAAGTGGCCCACTGATTAAAGTATCGTTGGGACTTGAGATGTCAGTGATCAAATAAATAACACCAGCcaggaataaaatgttataaaagGTCCCATATTGTgaagatgtgttttttattaactCGGAGGTGTAAATAAAACTTTGTGAAAATAGTAAGTTGCTTACTACTCCCATTCCTCTAGCTCCCCCACAACAAGATGACCCCCAGCTTTTACACTCCAGTAAGAATTTGATCTGGTTTCTATGTCGAAACAGGATAACCAATAGGCGGCCAGCAGCTGAGTCGTCTGTGGGGGGGTAAGacagtgtaaacaaacttgTCCTGGTATCTGTAAGTTAAGGACAGTTTTGCTAGCAGTTATGTTGAAGAGCATGGACTTTGCTGTTTGGGCCGTCTTGAGAGTTTTAGGTACCACTAGTGTTTTAGCTGCAGTGTGCAGGCTAACGGCTAACAGTAAAGTTGCgaagtgtgtgagtgagtgggcGGCGGTGTGGCCGCTGTTAGGGCAGACAGAGGCGTGCTGATCGGTGTAGAGCTTGGTGAACTGTGAATGTAACAGTACGTATATATTATGATCCACATTTTGTGTCTTACCGATCCTGCAGCCATGTTTACCACAGCCCTCTACCTAATATGATCCCAGGCCGCCTCGTGAGTAGATCTGTGCTTAGCCAATGAGAGTGTTTGCTGATGAATAGTGGGCGGTTACTTCCGCCTAGAAACAAAATCTGATTGTGTGTGGCTGGGACAGAAAGAGGACCTCAGAAaagcgggggaaaaaaaaatcaaatcagcgctatttttttgttaacaccATCACAGAAGtctttaatacacacacataaacagtaCAGATATAACTATAAGTGTTAAAATAAAGGACCTTTAATGCATTAGCTGACAGGGCAATTTCAATTCACATTTAGCCATTAATAGTCATGATTATTTCTAACTATTATGGCTAAGTAATCAAAAAGTTGGGATTCGTCTGTACATTTCTGCACAGTCCTGAGGTCTAATCAGGCAAACTAAGTGAAAACACCTATGTTGAATGTACAGGGGTATGTAAGGGCTATTAAACAACATTAAGAAATATTTATGATATTAACATTTAATGGCTGAATGGATGATTATGGACCAGGTTGCTAGTATTGTAGAACCAACTGGGAGTCAACACCAGCAAATTCCAGCAAAGAGCTACCTGCTACCTGTCCAGCAGGAAACAGCAGAGAGCCAAAGTAAAGTCACTGACATAAAAAGTCGAGCTTTTAGAAAGCCAAAGGCCCAAAGCTAGAAGGCAAACCAAAAGCTGTCTAAAAGGCTGGCGAATACACCACAGCGCTGCCCACATACTTTTGATCTAGGcctatttttccattgtttggGCTAGGCACCTTAGTTCAATTCAATGAAATTCTTAATGTTACGGCATAcgatgatattttaaaaaacagtgtgcttccaactttgtggaaACAGTTTGGGGTGTGCCCTTTTGGGTTTCAAACATGACAGCTAAAAGCCTGACGGGTATTcgatttttgaggctgataccaATAACCCAAATTTGTCTCCCCTTTAATCATGTGcccaaaaaaattgaaaatgttaaattaggCACGTTTGAAAAGGAGAGGGACAGTATGTCAGATGTTGTAACAGTTGGTATGGTTGAGCTGTTATTATGAAATTGAAAGGATTACAGCTTGTTGAAGCAGTTTGCAGTTTCAcctttttctgcctgttttacCTGCATGATGCAGCAATAAAGGCTGCAGTGGTGAGGGGAGGAATGGCGGGATACTCTTGGTCATAGTGCTGGATGCCTTTGAACCACTCCAGGTACACAATGCAGAACATGGCCAGAGACAGGCAGATCCCAAGGAGTACCAGACCGACATTGAACCACCAACTGGAAAAAAGGCGTTATAATAAGACTTATTGAAGCTATTCAAATACAAAAGACAGTCTCATTAACAATAGCACAAAAAGCTTCCCAGTGGTATCAGATACCAGTGGTTTCATCCGTATCATTTACCAAGGGTaccactgaaaaagaaaacaaaaaaatatatatctttgATGTTTTCCATGAGCAACCACCCTCCATAACAATAGAGGCTTTCCTAGAGCAAGGCTTACTGCGTGTACACTGTAGGTCatttatagaaaacaaaaaacttggtGTGTTATTActggaaactgaaaataagtCACACTGGAATAATGATCTCATACTTATCTACATAACATTACCGGTTACCTATCGCACTTGATTTACTTTTGAGTGTTTATAATGTAAGAAATATAGAACGTGTGAATAAGATGTGTAGGGAATTTTTGTGTCTTCCCCATAGCTCAGTCACCTCTTAATATCATCGTTCTCCATGATGTTGCGGAGGAAATCCACGTAGTAGGTCACACCTATAGACGCCACGATCCAGAAAATGGAGTGTCTGTTAATGCGAGGGAGAGGTCTGGCATCTTTTTCCTCCTGATCTGAAAGGTAGTAGAAAAGGAAACAACTATGTCTAAAATTCTACGAATGGGAGTTTCAATCCCTGCATCCACTTTAAGAGCAGGATTCATTATATTAGGACTTTGAAAGTAGAGATCTAAGTACAGATTATAACAAACTGATTCACAGCAATCACACTTAATCCTTACCCAACAACTCACACGCCCACAAAAGCTATGCTACACTCAAAGTGTTTTACCATTAGGTCAGAAATATAAAGACATTTAACACAGTAGTGGTACCATTCAACAGTAGCACACTGCATAACTCAAAGTAAACTAAATTCTAAGAGGCACTGAAAGCGTTACAGTATGCTATACGATTTACTACCAAAAACGagatttgtcttgttttaacaGAATGTGCCAAATCCCCAGCCCTTGGGTTTAAAGAGCTTTTGAGGTGAAACTGATAGTTTTGTTTGAGATAATCCTACTTCTCAGAGAGCTATTAATCTCTATAATTTACTGCTTGATTAAACCTATTGGAGCCTGTTGTTGGCTGCTGAAGTGCTTTAGCATACTGGTCTACTCCGTGCAGAGTTCACAATGAACCCCCTGCCCCAGGACAACAGTTCACCTACATCTTTAACCAAAGTTACGCCTAGTGGTCCTTCTTGCTCACAAGATACACTATAGCAAGTCGCCTTGCCAGAGGGACAACTGTGGGTACGTAAACTGGAATATTCACAGTCATTAATATGAAAGGGATGACCACATGACAAATGTTTGGTCTGTTGCTTGTATTAAAGTTATCAGTTTACACTGGCAAAGAGATCACCCTTGGACTGGGGACAGCGTAGGAGTACAGTTTCCCTGTACTATGTTGCTGAGCTGACACAGCGTTCGCTCACAGTCAAAACAATCAAGAATTGCTGGATTTGTGCCGCCGGGGGCCTCGAAGTTGGACAATTGTCCTCTGTACAAGCTGGCTACAAACCCCccttagaataaaaaaaaaaaaatgttgcagtcaCAATTAGTACTGCATATACACTCAGCTACTAGTATTAGGTACACCAAGCTAAAACTATTGCAGTCTAAAATAACAGGCCTGCAGTAAACCATACTGTCACAAAGGCAGTTCAGTGTTtcttgaaactgttttagagaggtgttgattcagcttAATGgtattttggaggctgtagtttgtggtgctgttgaactgtattacATTATACTGATAggtgtttcttttactttgtccaccccatttataccaatgagggtaggctaaattACAGGAACACCACTCTGTATAAAATACAGATCAACAGCACTATAAAACACATCCTCCAAAATGGGCACAGTTGGATCAACacttctctaaaacagtttcaagaAAACTTGAGTACTTCAGACTTCATTGAAGTATGGTTTactgcaggactgctgtattagactgcattagttttagctaagtgtTCCTtataaactgccaactgagtgtgtCTTTTCTAATATACTTTAAAGGGTCTTGTATCTAGCCATACCGGTAGTTTCGTGAAAGCAACACGTCAAGTTGCTTAAAGACTATGCCGACTACAGAATGGCCATTCAATAGATTTAACCAGAAAAAGTAAGCTACTTTTTTAACAGTAATGTTTGCTCAGGTTAGCTGCGCAAGCTGTGTTTATTTGACACTCTGCCACTAGCACTTAGCTACAGGAAGTATACCCCAACCATCAGAAATCTGGTTAAAGTTGGCTAGTTTTGTGAGCCAACATAATTTTCCTGAGGCTTACTCCTTTCATCTTCGTCACCCGCTGTCGTTGTTTGCATAAGAAACTCCGCATCTCTCTTAAATCTATTCCGCAACGTTGCCAGCTCGCTGTCGTTAAGCATTATGTTGACGCTATCATCAACTCGGATAAGCTCTGAAAGCTAACTACTGAGTGCTCAGAGTCGCTTTTTTATGACGCACTTGAAAGCGAcagttgtagttttttgttATAGAAATAACAGAATTTAGTAAATGGCAAGGTATGGCTACAGAAAAAGAATGGATACATATCAAGTAAGtgaacaaacacattacacGTATAACAtattattaattgtattaagattaaagtttaaaaactatCACGAAGATAACTTAAAATTTTAGTGAGGTTGTGAGGTTGTAAAATGTGAATTGATGTTTTAAAGACACGTAAACTGgaatatt
This genomic interval from Xiphias gladius isolate SHS-SW01 ecotype Sanya breed wild chromosome 21, ASM1685928v1, whole genome shotgun sequence contains the following:
- the tmem128 gene encoding transmembrane protein 128, with protein sequence MLNDSELATLRNRFKRDAEFLMQTTTAGDEDERNQEEKDARPLPRINRHSIFWIVASIGVTYYVDFLRNIMENDDIKSWWFNVGLVLLGICLSLAMFCIVYLEWFKGIQHYDQEYPAIPPLTTAAFIAASCSFNIALWPVWSFFTPLILFTQFMGVVMFISLLG